In one Methanobacterium sp. genomic region, the following are encoded:
- a CDS encoding transcription initiation factor IIB → MKQDMSEIEKIETKCPECESEKLINDHERGEIVCGACGLVIDDNLVDMGPEWRAFDHEQRDKRTRVGAPITYTIHDKGLSTMIDWRNKDIYGRDIPARNRAQWYRLRKWQRKIRISGATERNLAFALSELDRDSSRLGLPRSVREAASVVYRNAVENKLIRGRSIEGVVAASLYAACRRCNVPRTLDEIAEVSRVSKKEVGRTYRFLTRELNIKLPPTSPVDYVPRFASELNLSGEVQSKAIEIIEKAMEKGLTSGRGPTGVAAAALYIASVLLGERKTQRDVADIAGVTEVTIRNRYKELTEQLDMGVTL, encoded by the coding sequence ATGAAACAGGACATGTCCGAGATTGAAAAAATCGAGACAAAATGTCCAGAATGTGAATCTGAAAAACTTATAAATGATCATGAACGTGGCGAGATCGTATGCGGTGCCTGTGGCCTGGTAATTGATGACAACCTGGTGGATATGGGACCAGAATGGAGGGCTTTTGACCATGAACAACGTGATAAAAGAACAAGGGTAGGTGCGCCCATCACTTACACAATTCACGATAAGGGTCTTTCCACCATGATCGACTGGCGGAACAAAGATATCTATGGAAGGGACATCCCCGCCAGGAACAGAGCGCAGTGGTATCGTCTGCGAAAATGGCAAAGAAAAATTAGGATATCTGGTGCAACCGAACGAAACTTAGCCTTTGCACTGTCTGAACTTGACCGTGACTCTTCTAGACTGGGACTTCCACGAAGTGTCAGAGAAGCTGCATCCGTAGTGTATCGTAATGCAGTAGAAAACAAACTCATTAGAGGACGTAGCATTGAAGGCGTGGTAGCAGCATCTCTTTATGCAGCTTGCAGAAGGTGTAATGTCCCCCGAACCCTTGATGAAATTGCAGAAGTATCCAGAGTTAGTAAGAAAGAAGTAGGTAGAACTTATCGTTTCCTTACCAGAGAACTCAATATCAAACTACCGCCAACTAGCCCAGTTGACTATGTGCCCCGTTTTGCCAGCGAATTGAATCTTTCAGGAGAAGTGCAATCAAAAGCCATAGAAATCATAGAAAAAGCCATGGAAAAAGGTTTAACTTCTGGAAGAGGGCCAACAGGAGTCGCTGCCGCAGCACTCTACATTGCCTCAGTATTACTGGGTGAAAGAAAAACCCAACGTGATGTGGCAGACATAGCAGGAGTGACAGAAGTAACTATTCGTAACCGATACAAAGAACTTACAGAACAGTTGGATATGGGTGTTACACTTTAA
- a CDS encoding phage holin family protein, translating to MENMEKYVLDWQDNVQDRSRFYWLGRILVMWIGGFLGFLIIDYFSVGLHFSNRYMAFFAAGFVGLLNILFWPLLTKILLPFMVFTVGIGALLLNGFIIWLASNFVDGFTIGGPALILTPIAMAAVTTFLSAILTIDDDATYYRSVIRKVKKGKIKLKGKKGVIFLEIDGLSLNVLNEAIEKGCMPTLQKWLEEGTHKVTGWETDLSSQTGASQAGILHGNNQDIPAFRWVEKDKNNKIMVSTGFSDAPLIEKRISDGNGLLKNKGASRSNLFSGDAADVIFTYSQLKNLKRFYTRAWYYVYSYPSNFTRIVALFCWDVFMDFASQFVHWVINKKPRIRRGFIYPFVRAGANVFLREITTAVLIGDMLEGEIDVAYVTYLGYDEIAHHSGVRDWDAFYALKKLDRQVHRLENAKKYAPRPYELVVQSDHGQTNGATFLQRYGLTLEDLVRNLMPPDTTIYSELSSNEDHFGQMIQNPIEDSKQYIKVKSEMVADETKYFFDKAVEKIDNSPSLKEKVLTYLQRHNNSKIPEKTPSSSEAQVIVLASGNLGLIYLTEHVERLNFEQIKIFYPDLIPGLVQHEGVGFIMVRSQEFGPMAMGSKGVHFLKDGTIEGEDPLTVFGPRADIHLSRTDSFKYAPDILVNSFYDPATNEVAAFEELVGSHGGLGGEQNQPFILHPSGWDMGSEKIIGAENLYKVLKNQLDKL from the coding sequence ATGGAAAATATGGAAAAATATGTTTTGGATTGGCAAGATAATGTTCAAGATCGTTCCCGGTTTTACTGGTTAGGCCGAATACTAGTTATGTGGATTGGAGGTTTCCTTGGTTTTTTAATTATTGACTATTTTTCGGTTGGTTTGCATTTCAGTAATCGGTATATGGCGTTTTTTGCCGCAGGATTCGTTGGACTTTTAAATATTTTATTCTGGCCCCTTCTGACAAAAATACTCTTACCATTCATGGTTTTCACTGTGGGGATAGGAGCTCTCTTACTAAATGGCTTTATAATATGGTTGGCCAGTAATTTTGTAGATGGTTTTACCATTGGAGGCCCAGCTTTAATACTCACTCCCATTGCAATGGCTGCTGTCACAACATTTTTATCAGCTATTTTAACCATTGATGATGATGCCACGTATTATCGTAGTGTTATTAGAAAAGTTAAAAAAGGAAAAATCAAACTTAAAGGAAAAAAAGGAGTTATATTCCTGGAAATAGATGGACTTTCTCTTAACGTATTAAACGAAGCTATTGAAAAAGGTTGTATGCCTACTCTCCAAAAATGGTTAGAGGAAGGAACTCATAAGGTTACTGGATGGGAAACTGATCTTTCAAGTCAGACTGGAGCTAGCCAAGCAGGCATATTACATGGAAATAACCAGGATATTCCTGCTTTTCGATGGGTTGAAAAGGATAAAAACAACAAAATAATGGTTTCAACCGGATTTTCTGATGCTCCCCTAATTGAAAAACGGATTTCTGATGGAAATGGTCTTTTAAAAAATAAGGGGGCCAGCAGAAGTAACCTTTTCTCTGGTGATGCTGCTGATGTTATTTTCACATATAGTCAACTGAAAAACTTGAAAAGGTTTTACACACGTGCATGGTATTATGTATATTCTTATCCTTCAAATTTCACTCGTATTGTGGCCCTATTCTGTTGGGATGTTTTCATGGATTTTGCTTCTCAATTTGTACACTGGGTAATAAATAAAAAACCTCGTATAAGGCGAGGTTTTATTTATCCATTTGTAAGAGCTGGGGCTAACGTTTTTTTACGTGAAATAACTACTGCAGTTCTTATTGGGGATATGTTAGAAGGTGAAATTGATGTTGCTTATGTAACTTATCTTGGCTATGATGAAATAGCTCATCATTCGGGAGTTAGAGACTGGGATGCTTTTTATGCCCTTAAAAAATTAGACAGGCAAGTGCATCGTTTGGAAAATGCTAAAAAATATGCGCCACGTCCTTATGAATTAGTGGTGCAGTCTGATCATGGCCAAACCAATGGTGCAACCTTCTTGCAGAGGTATGGGTTGACTTTAGAAGATTTAGTCAGAAACTTAATGCCTCCAGATACTACCATCTATAGTGAACTTTCCTCAAATGAAGACCATTTCGGGCAAATGATTCAAAATCCCATTGAGGATAGTAAACAGTATATTAAAGTTAAAAGTGAAATGGTGGCAGATGAAACTAAGTATTTTTTTGATAAAGCTGTGGAAAAGATTGATAACTCTCCTTCGTTAAAAGAAAAGGTTTTAACTTACTTGCAACGTCATAATAATAGTAAAATTCCTGAAAAAACGCCATCATCTAGCGAAGCTCAAGTTATTGTCCTTGCATCAGGAAATTTGGGATTAATTTATCTCACAGAACACGTTGAAAGACTAAATTTTGAACAAATAAAGATTTTTTATCCAGATTTAATTCCAGGTCTGGTTCAACATGAAGGTGTGGGATTTATAATGGTAAGGTCTCAAGAGTTCGGTCCAATGGCAATGGGAAGTAAAGGTGTACACTTTCTTAAAGACGGCACAATTGAAGGTGAAGACCCCTTAACTGTTTTTGGACCAAGAGCAGATATTCATCTTTCCCGTACCGATAGTTTTAAATATGCTCCAGATATTTTGGTTAACAGCTTTTACGATCCTGCAACTAATGAAGTGGCTGCTTTTGAAGAGCTGGTGGGTAGTCATGGTGGTTTAGGTGGTGAACAAAACCAACCATTCATTTTACACCCTTCTGGTTGGGATATGGGATCTGAAAAGATAATCGGCGCAGAAAACTTATATAAGGTGCTCAAAAATCAGTTAGACAAACTATAA
- a CDS encoding metallophosphoesterase → MKKKNPNTLKYMQKVQRGMNHWRNKIGKPEFNHKDFKVEHVDVTIQGLDPSFNDYCIANISDIHLGQWITPKHLDGVIDILNKENPDSITITGDFISYVLDDVAWDLENSLKRLKPKDSTIAVLGNHDHWLGAEKIRKILKRSNIIDVSNDFYTIYRYDAPLHIAGVDSVMLGMNRLDMVMEKLPEEGPAILLAHEPDFADISSSTGRFSLQISGHSHGGQFLIPGLGTFVRGPHFLKYPVGKYMVGDMVQYTSRGLGTNVFWLRINCDPEITIFNLKCPVK, encoded by the coding sequence ATGAAGAAAAAAAATCCAAATACTTTAAAATACATGCAAAAGGTTCAAAGAGGCATGAATCATTGGCGCAATAAAATAGGAAAACCTGAATTCAATCATAAAGATTTCAAAGTGGAACACGTTGATGTTACAATTCAAGGATTGGATCCTTCTTTCAATGATTATTGTATTGCAAACATTTCTGACATTCATTTAGGCCAATGGATTACACCTAAACATCTTGATGGAGTTATAGATATTCTCAATAAAGAAAACCCAGATTCTATAACCATAACTGGAGATTTTATTTCATATGTTTTGGATGATGTTGCCTGGGATCTCGAAAACTCGTTAAAAAGGTTAAAACCCAAGGATTCCACTATTGCAGTTTTAGGAAACCATGATCACTGGTTGGGTGCTGAAAAAATTCGCAAAATATTGAAAAGAAGCAATATAATTGATGTTAGCAACGATTTTTATACTATTTATCGTTATGACGCTCCACTCCATATAGCTGGTGTTGATAGTGTTATGTTGGGTATGAATCGGCTGGATATGGTTATGGAAAAACTTCCAGAAGAAGGTCCAGCCATACTCCTGGCACATGAACCAGATTTTGCAGATATAAGCTCTAGCACTGGACGATTCAGCCTTCAAATATCTGGTCATTCCCATGGTGGGCAGTTTCTCATCCCAGGTTTGGGAACCTTTGTCAGAGGGCCTCATTTTCTTAAATATCCTGTTGGGAAATATATGGTGGGGGATATGGTCCAGTACACCAGCCGGGGCTTGGGAACAAATGTGTTCTGGTTGAGGATAAACTGTGACCCTGAAATCACTATTTTTAATCTTAAATGTCCAGTTAAATAA